A section of the Trichomycterus rosablanca isolate fTriRos1 chromosome 6, fTriRos1.hap1, whole genome shotgun sequence genome encodes:
- the LOC134316293 gene encoding neurexophilin-2 isoform X2, translating into MMDQPTSNKLTVHGLDKQAGKSTYLELGTAGSVLKGLPYGGAGGVGGTGVKPPFQTSRIFSSMDHTQMKPKPPTYSFQNPYDWARNQSQFLDQTGYIPKRKPPLKTTMKTKKIFGWGDFYFSVKTLKFNLLVTGKIVDHVNGTFTVYFRHNSSSLGNVSVSIVPPSKVVEFEVHQQQSTLSQPELQFHQPQQSTIAPKVIKTFNCRVEYEKTNQSKKSKPCLYDPSQTCFTEHTQSNAAWLCAKPFKVICIFISFLSIDYKLVQKVCPDYNFQSEQPYFG; encoded by the exons ATGATGGACCAGCCAACCTCCAACAAATTAACG GTACATGGCCTGGATAAGCAGGCAGGCAAATCTACCTACCTGGAGCTGGGTACAGCAGGGTCTGTCTTAAAGGGCCTTCCATATGGTGGAGCAGGAGGAGTAGGTGGGACTGGAGTTAAACCCCCATTCCAGACCTCTAGGATATTCTCCTCTATGGACCACACACAAATGAAACCCAAGCCACCTACCTACAGCTTTCAGAACCCATACGACTGGGCCAGGAACCAGTCACAGTTCCTGGATCAGACAGGCTACATTCCAAAGCGCAAGCCTCCCCTAAAAACCACCATGAAGACCAAGAAGATCTTCGGCTGGGGGGACTTCTACTTCAGTGTCAAGACCCTGAAGTTCAACTTACTGGTGACGGGTAAGATTGTTGACCACGTCAACGGTACGTTCACCGTCTACTTCCGCCACAACTCCTCCAGCCTCGGCAACGTCTCAGTCAGCATCGTTCCTCCGTCAAAGGTGGTGGAGTTTGAGGTGCATCAGCAGCAGAGTACCCTCAGTCAGCCAGAACTCCAGTTTCATCAGCCTCAACAGTCCACTATCGCTCCCAAAGTCATCAAGACCTTCAACTGTCGAGTGGAGTACGAGAAGACCAACCAGTCAAAGAAGTCCAAACCCTGCCTGTATGACCCGTCTCAGACCTGCTTTACTGAGCACACGCAGTCTAATGCTGCCTGGCTCTGTGCCAAGCCCTTCAAAGTGATCTGCATTTTTATCTCTTTCCTGAGCATCGACTACAAGCTGGTGCAGAAAGTCTGTCCGGACTACAATTTTCAGAGCGAACAACCTTACTTTGGATGA
- the LOC134316293 gene encoding neurexophilin-4 isoform X1: MRLLAWSLLIFNQWILRKVHGLDKQAGKSTYLELGTAGSVLKGLPYGGAGGVGGTGVKPPFQTSRIFSSMDHTQMKPKPPTYSFQNPYDWARNQSQFLDQTGYIPKRKPPLKTTMKTKKIFGWGDFYFSVKTLKFNLLVTGKIVDHVNGTFTVYFRHNSSSLGNVSVSIVPPSKVVEFEVHQQQSTLSQPELQFHQPQQSTIAPKVIKTFNCRVEYEKTNQSKKSKPCLYDPSQTCFTEHTQSNAAWLCAKPFKVICIFISFLSIDYKLVQKVCPDYNFQSEQPYFG; this comes from the coding sequence GTACATGGCCTGGATAAGCAGGCAGGCAAATCTACCTACCTGGAGCTGGGTACAGCAGGGTCTGTCTTAAAGGGCCTTCCATATGGTGGAGCAGGAGGAGTAGGTGGGACTGGAGTTAAACCCCCATTCCAGACCTCTAGGATATTCTCCTCTATGGACCACACACAAATGAAACCCAAGCCACCTACCTACAGCTTTCAGAACCCATACGACTGGGCCAGGAACCAGTCACAGTTCCTGGATCAGACAGGCTACATTCCAAAGCGCAAGCCTCCCCTAAAAACCACCATGAAGACCAAGAAGATCTTCGGCTGGGGGGACTTCTACTTCAGTGTCAAGACCCTGAAGTTCAACTTACTGGTGACGGGTAAGATTGTTGACCACGTCAACGGTACGTTCACCGTCTACTTCCGCCACAACTCCTCCAGCCTCGGCAACGTCTCAGTCAGCATCGTTCCTCCGTCAAAGGTGGTGGAGTTTGAGGTGCATCAGCAGCAGAGTACCCTCAGTCAGCCAGAACTCCAGTTTCATCAGCCTCAACAGTCCACTATCGCTCCCAAAGTCATCAAGACCTTCAACTGTCGAGTGGAGTACGAGAAGACCAACCAGTCAAAGAAGTCCAAACCCTGCCTGTATGACCCGTCTCAGACCTGCTTTACTGAGCACACGCAGTCTAATGCTGCCTGGCTCTGTGCCAAGCCCTTCAAAGTGATCTGCATTTTTATCTCTTTCCTGAGCATCGACTACAAGCTGGTGCAGAAAGTCTGTCCGGACTACAATTTTCAGAGCGAACAACCTTACTTTGGATGA